One genomic region from Haloterrigena gelatinilytica encodes:
- a CDS encoding DUF5787 family protein: MSASVSEFAFELELCARLEGRREEIVARQLGASVADPGGRILDVVRVEPGPELDERAAITSEAIPDAAIAADVGTGRARYWKDAFDCHPDRAQRAMERACEVGFFERELRNGRDYVRQTARYPDWYGRIVGIENKPDLERPGDLEAQLRTDVSLALVDEIVLATESYVTRAHLHRIPDEVGVWRVHRDADASSLEIEVVREPTRLPVDRPGIEPLESHPGRTEIDVVDADAKARARRRLAERAYGKGWRTYGFPDCGACRSDDSSGATLPDCAWKGRVVDARSECGPSCEGYDPRPSDADVDLEAERDRRTPWVARPEGTQRRQSGLDQFG; encoded by the coding sequence GTGTCCGCGTCCGTCTCGGAGTTCGCGTTCGAACTCGAACTGTGCGCCCGTCTCGAGGGGCGCCGCGAGGAAATCGTCGCCCGCCAGCTCGGCGCGAGCGTCGCCGACCCCGGCGGGCGGATCCTCGACGTCGTCCGCGTCGAGCCCGGCCCCGAGCTCGACGAGCGCGCCGCGATCACGAGCGAGGCGATCCCCGACGCGGCGATCGCGGCCGACGTCGGCACCGGCCGGGCTCGCTACTGGAAGGACGCCTTCGACTGCCACCCCGACCGCGCACAGCGGGCGATGGAGCGCGCCTGCGAGGTCGGCTTCTTCGAACGCGAACTCCGGAACGGGCGCGACTACGTCCGGCAGACCGCCCGGTATCCCGACTGGTACGGCCGCATCGTCGGCATCGAGAACAAACCCGATCTCGAGCGGCCGGGCGACCTCGAGGCGCAGTTGCGGACCGACGTCAGCCTCGCGCTGGTCGACGAGATCGTGCTGGCGACCGAGAGTTACGTTACGCGCGCGCACCTGCACAGGATCCCGGACGAGGTCGGCGTCTGGCGGGTCCACCGCGACGCCGACGCGTCGTCGCTCGAGATCGAGGTCGTCCGTGAACCGACGCGACTTCCCGTCGATCGGCCGGGAATCGAGCCGCTCGAGTCTCACCCCGGCCGGACCGAGATCGACGTCGTCGACGCCGACGCGAAGGCGCGAGCGCGCCGGCGCCTCGCCGAACGCGCCTACGGCAAGGGCTGGCGGACCTACGGCTTCCCCGACTGCGGGGCCTGCCGGTCCGACGACTCGAGCGGCGCGACGCTGCCCGACTGCGCCTGGAAGGGGCGCGTCGTCGACGCGCGGTCGGAGTGCGGGCCGTCCTGTGAGGGGTACGATCCCCGGCCGTCGGACGCCGACGTCGACCTCGAGGCCGAGCGCGACCGCCGAACGCCCTGGGTGGCCCGGCCGGAGGGGACGCAGCGCCGGCAGTCCGGACTCGATCA
- a CDS encoding phosphate signaling complex PhoU family protein, producing METRKVQVTGGSTYTVSLPKTWATDNDISSGATVEIYSEDDTLLVTPQREADHQEGTLDVSTLEDEQLVRAVLTMYVSGFDVIRLESGRITTDQRRAIRSAVQGLVGVEVVEEGTESVVIQDLLDSSELSIVNAVTRMRLIATSMLEDAVTALVENDDDIAQDVIERDDDVDRLFLVVSRIFRATLRSPRAAEGLGVSREDCFDFHSSARQLERVADHAVKISQIAKKLDEIPERVAEALLEVHADVATILEKSMDALFAEDSDEATDLGHDALASVREIDEHTRRIDDMLRELEPVQAQSLGLIVDSLSRSADYGGNIAETALQKAAPRP from the coding sequence ATGGAGACCCGAAAGGTCCAGGTGACCGGCGGATCGACGTACACGGTGTCGCTTCCGAAGACGTGGGCTACCGACAACGATATCAGTAGCGGCGCGACGGTCGAGATCTACTCGGAGGACGATACGCTGCTCGTCACCCCCCAGCGCGAGGCCGACCACCAGGAGGGGACGCTCGACGTCTCCACCCTCGAGGACGAACAGCTCGTCCGGGCCGTCCTGACGATGTACGTCAGCGGCTTCGACGTCATCCGCCTCGAATCGGGCCGCATCACGACCGACCAGCGACGGGCGATCCGCAGCGCCGTGCAGGGACTGGTCGGCGTCGAGGTCGTCGAGGAGGGAACGGAGAGCGTCGTCATTCAGGACCTACTCGACTCCTCGGAGCTGTCGATCGTCAACGCGGTGACGCGCATGCGCCTGATCGCGACCTCGATGCTCGAGGACGCCGTCACGGCGCTGGTCGAGAACGACGACGACATCGCCCAGGACGTCATCGAGCGCGACGACGACGTCGACCGCCTCTTCCTCGTCGTCTCGCGGATCTTCCGCGCGACGCTGCGTTCCCCGCGGGCCGCGGAGGGACTCGGCGTCTCCCGCGAGGACTGCTTCGACTTCCACTCGAGCGCCCGCCAGCTCGAGCGGGTCGCCGACCACGCCGTCAAGATCAGCCAGATCGCGAAGAAGCTCGACGAGATCCCCGAGCGCGTCGCCGAGGCGCTGCTGGAGGTTCACGCCGACGTCGCGACTATCCTCGAGAAATCGATGGACGCCCTGTTCGCCGAGGACAGCGACGAAGCGACCGACCTCGGTCACGACGCCCTCGCGTCGGTCCGGGAGATCGACGAACACACCCGCCGCATCGACGACATGCTCCGTGAACTCGAGCCGGTGCAGGCCCAGTCGCTGGGGCTGATCGTCGACTCGCTGTCCCGGAGCGCCGACTACGGCGGCAACATCGCCGAGACGGCCCTCCAGAAGGCCGCGCCGCGGCCGTAG